The Erwinia billingiae Eb661 nucleotide sequence GCCTCGCCAGACATGATCCGTTCATGGTCTTTTGGTGAAGTTAAAAAGCCAGAAACCATCAACTACCGTACGTTCAAACCAGAACGTGACGGGCTTTTCTGTGCGCGTATTTTCGGGCCGGTAAAAGACTATGAGTGCCTGTGCGGTAAGTACAAGCGCCTGAAACACCGTGGTGTGATCTGTGAGAAGTGTGGCGTTGAAGTTACACAGACCAAGGTTCGCCGTGAGCGCATGGGCCACATTGAGTTGGCATCACCTACTGCGCACATCTGGTTCCTGAAATCGCTGCCTTCGCGCATCGGTTTGCTGCTGGATATGCCACTGCGTGACATCGAGCGCGTGCTGTACTTCGAATCATACGTTGTGGTTGAAGGCGGCATGACCAACCTCGAGCGTCGTCAGATCCTGACTGAAGAGCAGTATCTGGATGCGCTGGAAGAGTTCGGTGACGAATTCGACGCGAAGATGGGTGCGGAAGCTATTCAGGCCCTGTTGAAAAACATGGATCTGGAGCAGGAATGCGAGACGCTGCGTGAAGAGCTGACCGAAACCAACTCCGAAACCAAACGCAAAAAACTGACCAAGCGTATCAAGCTGCTGGAAGCGTTCGTTCAGTCTGGTAACAAGCCAGAGTGGATGATCCTGACCGTGCTGCCTGTACTGCCACCGGATCTGCGTCCGCTGGTACCGCTGGACGGCGGTCGTTTCGCTACGTCGGATCTGAACGATCTGTATCGTCGCGTGATCAACCGTAACAACCGTCTGAAACGCCTGCTGGATCTGGCTGCGCCAGATATCATCGTACGTAACGAAAAACGTATGTTGCAGGAAGCGGTCGATGCGCTGTTGGATAACGGCCGTCGCGGTCGTGCGATCACCGGTTCTAACAAGCGTCCTCTGAAATCTTTGGCCGATATGATCAAAGGTAAGCAGGGTCGTTTCCGTCAGAACTTGCTGGGTAAACGTGTCGACTACTCTGGTCGTTCGGTTATCACCGTCGGTCCATACCTGCGTCTGCACCAGTGTGGTCTGCCGAAGAAAATGGCACTGGAGCTGTTCAAACCGTTTATCTACGGCAAGCTGGAACTGCGTGGTCTTGCTACCACCATTAAAGCTGCCAAGAAAATGGTTGAGCGTGAAGAAGCTATCGTTTGGGATATCCTCGACGAAGTGATCCGCGAACACCCGGTCCTGCTGAACCGTGCACCAACTCTGCACCGTCTGGGCATCCAGGCATTTGAGCCAGTACTGATCGAAGGTAAAGCTATCCAGCTGCACCCGTTGGTTTGTGCGGCTTATAACGCCGACTTCGATGGTGACCAGATGGCTGTTCACGTACCGCTGACGCTGGAAGCCCAGCTGGAAGCGCGTGCGTTGATGATGTCTACCAACAACATCCTGTCTCCAGCGAACGGTGAGCCAATCATCGTTCCTTCTCAGGACGTTGTATTGGGTCTGTACTACATGACCCGCGACTGTGTTAACGCCAAAGGCGAAGGCATGGTGCTGACTGGCCCGAAAGAAGCTGAGCGTGTTTACCGCGCCGGTCTGGCCTCTCTGCACGCTCGTGTGAAAGTCCGTATCACCGAGCACGAAAAGAACGAGCAGGATGAGTGGGTTGCTAAAACCAGCATCATTGATACCACCATTGGTCGCGCCATTCTCTGGATGATCGTGCCTAAAGGTTTGCCGTACTCTATCGTCAACCAGGCGCTGGGCAAAAAAGCGATCTCCAAGATGCTGAACACCTGTTACCGCATCCTGGGCTTGAAGCCGACCGTTATCTTTGCGGACCAGACCATGTACACCGGTTTTGCCTATGCAGCGCGCTCAGGTGCGTCAGTAGGTATCGACGACATGGTCATCCCAGAGAAGAAAGTGGAAATCATCACCGAAGCGGAAGCAGAAGTGGCTGAGATCCAGCAGCAGTTCCAGTCTGGTCTGGTTACCGCTGGCGAACGCTATAACAAAGTGATCGATATCTGGGCTGCGGCCAACGAACGCGTTGCTAAAGCGATGATGGAAAACCTGTCTACCGAAGTGGTTATCAACCGTGACGGTGAAGAAGAGCGTCAGGTTTCCTTCAACAGCATCTTTATGATGGCTGACTCCGGTGCGCGTGGTTCTGCAGCACAGATTCGTCAGCTGGCCGGTATGCGTGGTCTGATGGCTAAGCCAGATGGCTCAATCATCGAGACGCCAATTACCGCGAACTTCCGTGAAGGTCTGAACGTACTCCAGTACTTCATCTCCACGCACGGTGCACGTAAAGGTCTTGCGGATACCGCACTGAAAACAGCTAACTCCGGTTACCTGACCCGTCGTCTGGTTGACGTGGCACAGGATCTGGTTGTCACTGAAGACGATTGTGGTACCCACGAAGGCATCATGATGACCCCGGTTATCGAGGGTGGTGATGTTAAAGAGCCACTGCGTGAGCGTGTTCTGGGTCGTGTGACGGCTGAAGATGTGATCAAGCCGGGTACTGCTGACATTCTGCTGCCACGCAACACCCTGCTGCACGAACAGCAGTGTGACCTGTTGGAAGAGCACTCTGTTGACAGCCTGAAAGTCCGTTCGGTAGTAGGTTGCGAAACTGACTTCGGTGTGTGTGCACACTGTTATGGACGCGATCTGGCACGTGGTCACATCATCAACAAAGGTGAGGCCATCGGCGTTATCGCAGCACAGTCCATCGGTGAGCCGGGTACCCAGCTGACGATGCGTACGTTCCACATCGGTGGTGCGGCATCTCGTGCGGCTGCTGAATCCAGCATCCAGGTGAAGAACAAAGGTACGCTGAAACTGATCAATGCCAAGTCGGTAACCAACTCCGCTGGCAAGCTGGTGATCACCTCGCGTAACGTTGAACTGAAAATGATCGACGAATTTGGTCGTACCAAAGAGAGCTATAAAGTTCCTTACGGTTCAACCATGGCGAAAGGCGACGGCGAGCAGGTTGCAGCGGGCGAGACCGTAGCAAACTGGGATCCGCACACCATGCCAGTGATCACCGAAGTGAGCGGTTTCATTCGCTTCACTGACATGATCGACGGCCAGACCATTACCCGTCAGACAGATGACCTTACCGGTCTTTCTTCTCTGGTGATCCTGGACAGTGCTGAACGTACTGCCGGTGGTAAAGATCTGCGTCCAGCGCTGAAAATTGTTGATGCGAACGGCAACGATGTGATGATCCCAGGCTCCGATATGCCTGCTCAGTACTTCCTGCCGGGTAAAGCAATTGTGCAGCTGGAAGATGGTATCAAGATCAGTTCTGGTGACACCCTGGCACGTGTACCGCAGGAATCTGGCGGTACCAAGGACATCACCGGTGGTCTGCCACGCGTTGCTGACCTGTTCGAAGCCCGTCGTCCGAAAGAGCCGGCAATCCTGGCTGAAATCAGCGGCATCATTTCCTTCGGTAAAGAAACCAAAGGGAAACGTCGTCTGGTTATCACCCCGATTGATGGCAGCGATCATTACGAAGAGATGATCCCGAAATGGCGTCAGCTGAACGTGTTCGAAGGTGAACGTGTTGAACGTGGTGATGTTGTTTCCGATGGCCCTGAGTCTCCACATGACATTCTGCGTCTGCGTGGCGTGCATGCGGTGACCCGTTACATCACTAACGAAGTGCAGGAAGTTTACCGTCTGCAAGGCGTTAAGATTAACGATAAGCACATCGAAGTCATCGTGCGTCAGATGTTGCGTAAAGCAACCATCGCAAGTGCAGGAAGTGCAGACTTCCTGGACGGTGAGCAGGTTGAGTTCTCACGCGTTAAAATTGCTAACCGTGAGCTCGAAGCCAACGGCAAAATCGCAGCGACCTTCGCACGCGATCTGCTGGGTATCACCAAAGCGTCTCTGGCGACCGAGTCCTTCATCTCTGCGGCCTCGTTCCAGGAAACGACGCGCGTACTGACCGAAGCAGCCGTTGCGGGCAAACGCGACGAACTGCGCGGCCTGAAAGAGAACGTCATCGTGGGCCGTCTGATCCCAGCCGGTACCGGTTACGCTTATCATCAGGATCGTATGCGCCGTAAAGCAGCTGGCGAAACG carries:
- the rpoC gene encoding DNA-directed RNA polymerase subunit beta', with the translated sequence MKDLLKFLKAQTKTEEFSAIKIALASPDMIRSWSFGEVKKPETINYRTFKPERDGLFCARIFGPVKDYECLCGKYKRLKHRGVICEKCGVEVTQTKVRRERMGHIELASPTAHIWFLKSLPSRIGLLLDMPLRDIERVLYFESYVVVEGGMTNLERRQILTEEQYLDALEEFGDEFDAKMGAEAIQALLKNMDLEQECETLREELTETNSETKRKKLTKRIKLLEAFVQSGNKPEWMILTVLPVLPPDLRPLVPLDGGRFATSDLNDLYRRVINRNNRLKRLLDLAAPDIIVRNEKRMLQEAVDALLDNGRRGRAITGSNKRPLKSLADMIKGKQGRFRQNLLGKRVDYSGRSVITVGPYLRLHQCGLPKKMALELFKPFIYGKLELRGLATTIKAAKKMVEREEAIVWDILDEVIREHPVLLNRAPTLHRLGIQAFEPVLIEGKAIQLHPLVCAAYNADFDGDQMAVHVPLTLEAQLEARALMMSTNNILSPANGEPIIVPSQDVVLGLYYMTRDCVNAKGEGMVLTGPKEAERVYRAGLASLHARVKVRITEHEKNEQDEWVAKTSIIDTTIGRAILWMIVPKGLPYSIVNQALGKKAISKMLNTCYRILGLKPTVIFADQTMYTGFAYAARSGASVGIDDMVIPEKKVEIITEAEAEVAEIQQQFQSGLVTAGERYNKVIDIWAAANERVAKAMMENLSTEVVINRDGEEERQVSFNSIFMMADSGARGSAAQIRQLAGMRGLMAKPDGSIIETPITANFREGLNVLQYFISTHGARKGLADTALKTANSGYLTRRLVDVAQDLVVTEDDCGTHEGIMMTPVIEGGDVKEPLRERVLGRVTAEDVIKPGTADILLPRNTLLHEQQCDLLEEHSVDSLKVRSVVGCETDFGVCAHCYGRDLARGHIINKGEAIGVIAAQSIGEPGTQLTMRTFHIGGAASRAAAESSIQVKNKGTLKLINAKSVTNSAGKLVITSRNVELKMIDEFGRTKESYKVPYGSTMAKGDGEQVAAGETVANWDPHTMPVITEVSGFIRFTDMIDGQTITRQTDDLTGLSSLVILDSAERTAGGKDLRPALKIVDANGNDVMIPGSDMPAQYFLPGKAIVQLEDGIKISSGDTLARVPQESGGTKDITGGLPRVADLFEARRPKEPAILAEISGIISFGKETKGKRRLVITPIDGSDHYEEMIPKWRQLNVFEGERVERGDVVSDGPESPHDILRLRGVHAVTRYITNEVQEVYRLQGVKINDKHIEVIVRQMLRKATIASAGSADFLDGEQVEFSRVKIANRELEANGKIAATFARDLLGITKASLATESFISAASFQETTRVLTEAAVAGKRDELRGLKENVIVGRLIPAGTGYAYHQDRMRRKAAGETPVVPQVTADEASASLAELLNASMGGKDD